The following are encoded in a window of Trichomycterus rosablanca isolate fTriRos1 chromosome 13, fTriRos1.hap1, whole genome shotgun sequence genomic DNA:
- the zgc:194887 gene encoding fibrinogen-like protein 1-like protein, which translates to MKLLEQKLLATILLSMVVMTEQREAKNIHLLSPEEHKFILNLGHSELPRDCYELWESSGGQARDGIYLIKPGDSPIATYCAMQEGGWTVIQHITVNSSVDFDRTWKEYKLGFGTLTGNHWLGNEYIHQLTQGPGRYKLRIKLVDKDALTKTGEYDPVLIEGEEAQYRLRLGLYHGTAVDALTLDPENYLHDNQRFTTKDRDNDNYYQNCAKLEFQGVAGGGWWYDACAGANLNRRNVIYWQKDCNKEHLCKYAWMMVKPSDTVKVLRAECQRDEL; encoded by the exons ATGAAGCTTTTGGAGCAGAAGCTGTTGGCCACAATCCTCCTTTCAATGGTGGTTATGACTGAACAGCGGGAAGCTAAAAACATCCACCTGCTTTCTCCAGAGGAGCATAAATTCATCTTAAACCTGGGACATAGTG AGCTCCCCAGAGACTGCTATGAGCTATGGGAAAGTTCAGGAGGCCAGGCTAGAGATGGCATCTACTTAATAAAGCCTGGAGACTCACCCATCGCCACCTATTGTGCCATGCAAGAAGGTGGCTGGACTGTCATCCAACACATCACAGTCAACAGCAGTGTAGACTTTGACCGCACCTGGAAGGAATACAAGCTAGGTTTCGGAACTCTTACCGGCAACCACTGGCTGGGCAATGAATACATCCACCAGCTCACTCAAGGACCAGGCCGATACAAGCTCAGAATCAAGCTGGTGGACAAGGATGCTCTGACCAAAACTGGTGAATATGACCCAGTGTTGATTGAAGGAGAAGAGGCACAGTACAGGCTTCGATTGGGGTTGTATCATGGCACAGCCGTAGATGCTCTTACTCTGGATCCGGAGAACTACCTGCATGACAACCAGAGGTTCACCACCAAGGATCGTGATAATGATAACTACTACCAGAATTGTGCCAAGCTGGAGTTCCAGGGCGTCGCAGGAGGGGGATGGTGGTACGATGCATGTGCTGGCGCCAACCTGAACCGCCGCAACGTCATCTACTGGCAGAAGGACTGCAACAAGGAGCACCTGTGTAAATATGCTTGGATGATGGTAAAGCCTTCAGATACGGTCAAAGTGCTACGGGCAGAGTGCCAACGAGATGAACTTTGA